In a single window of the Streptacidiphilus sp. P02-A3a genome:
- a CDS encoding transglycosylase family protein translates to MIFRRENDAARTTTATEGTRKHTRLRTALVAGAVIAAPVAGLAAATTASAATPSTWNAVAQCESSGNWAANTGNGFYGGLQFTPSTWAAYGGTAYAASADQATAAQQITVAENVLAAQGPGAWPVCGPQAGLTSNDTTDTTTAATTTTAVTPTTTATSTPTTPSTTPASTTPAQTTSTSTSSYTVKPGDTLGGIANANGTTWQKLYAANTTTIGNNPDVITPGETLTLG, encoded by the coding sequence ATGATCTTCCGCCGCGAGAACGACGCCGCCCGCACCACCACCGCCACCGAGGGCACCCGCAAGCACACCCGCCTGCGCACCGCCCTGGTCGCCGGTGCGGTCATCGCCGCCCCCGTGGCCGGCCTCGCCGCCGCCACCACCGCCTCCGCCGCCACCCCCTCCACCTGGAACGCCGTCGCCCAGTGCGAGAGCAGCGGCAACTGGGCCGCCAACACCGGCAACGGCTTCTACGGCGGCCTCCAGTTCACCCCCTCCACCTGGGCCGCCTACGGCGGCACCGCCTACGCCGCCAGCGCCGACCAGGCCACCGCCGCCCAGCAGATCACCGTCGCCGAAAACGTCCTCGCCGCCCAAGGCCCCGGCGCCTGGCCCGTCTGCGGCCCCCAGGCCGGCCTCACCAGCAACGACACCACCGACACCACCACCGCCGCGACCACCACCACCGCCGTGACCCCCACCACCACGGCCACCAGCACCCCCACCACCCCCAGCACCACCCCGGCCAGCACCACCCCGGCCCAGACCACCAGCACCAGCACCAGCAGCTACACGGTCAAGCCCGGCGACACCCTCGGCGGCATCGCCAACGCCAACGGCACCACCTGGCAGAAGCTCTACGCCGCCAACACCACCACCATCGGCAACAACCCCGACGTGATCACCCCCGGCGAAACCCTCACCCTCGGCTGA
- the paaI gene encoding hydroxyphenylacetyl-CoA thioesterase PaaI, giving the protein MFAADRASRGLGMELLEAGTGRAVLRMTVTGAMVNGHGTAHGGFLFLLADSAFACACNSHGPVTVAAGADIDFVAPAHEGDVLTATAEERVSFGRSGIYDVSVRRGDQVIAEFRGRSRVLRPGAGSPDGTKDTAQTEARR; this is encoded by the coding sequence ATGTTCGCCGCCGACCGGGCGTCGCGGGGCCTGGGCATGGAGCTGCTGGAGGCCGGAACCGGCCGCGCGGTGCTGCGGATGACCGTGACCGGTGCCATGGTGAACGGGCACGGGACCGCGCACGGCGGCTTCCTCTTCCTGCTCGCCGACTCCGCCTTCGCCTGCGCCTGCAACAGCCACGGCCCGGTGACCGTGGCGGCCGGCGCCGACATCGACTTCGTCGCCCCCGCCCACGAGGGCGACGTGCTCACCGCCACCGCCGAGGAGCGCGTCAGCTTCGGCCGCAGCGGGATCTACGACGTGAGCGTGCGCCGCGGCGACCAGGTCATCGCCGAGTTCCGGGGCCGCAGCCGGGTGCTTCGCCCCGGGGCCGGTTCGCCGGACGGCACCAAGGACACAGCACAGACGGAGGCAAGGCGATGA
- a CDS encoding urease accessory protein UreF: MTPLLPPRPLDPLLVSLQLTDSAFPSGLYTLSQGLEGFAQEGAVTAEGLGELLADLLRHGVGPSDSTALALAHEAAGRADWDAVTEVDLRLRAAKLSRESRASAVRTGRQVLDLAGEVFPSETVRAYAAAVARGDAPGNLAVVSGVVQAGLGVPRRQAVAADLFACCAAFAGAALRLGLTDHRRAQVLLRHAAPVLESVTDEALRRELPDLGGCVLTADALAGRHERAEARLFAN, encoded by the coding sequence GTGACCCCGCTGCTGCCGCCCCGGCCGCTGGACCCGCTGCTGGTCAGCCTCCAGCTGACCGACTCGGCGTTCCCCAGCGGCCTGTACACCCTGTCGCAGGGCCTGGAGGGCTTCGCCCAGGAGGGCGCGGTGACCGCCGAGGGCCTCGGCGAGCTGCTGGCCGACCTGCTGCGGCACGGCGTCGGCCCGTCCGACTCGACCGCGCTGGCGCTGGCCCACGAGGCGGCGGGGCGGGCCGACTGGGACGCCGTGACCGAGGTGGACCTGCGGCTGCGGGCGGCCAAGCTGTCCCGGGAGAGCCGCGCCTCGGCGGTCCGCACCGGACGCCAGGTGCTGGACCTGGCCGGCGAGGTGTTCCCCAGCGAGACGGTCCGGGCGTACGCCGCCGCGGTGGCCCGGGGCGACGCGCCGGGCAACCTGGCGGTGGTCTCCGGGGTGGTCCAGGCGGGCCTGGGGGTACCCCGGCGGCAGGCCGTCGCGGCCGACCTGTTCGCCTGCTGCGCGGCCTTCGCCGGGGCGGCGCTGCGGCTCGGGCTGACCGACCACCGCCGGGCGCAGGTGCTGCTGCGGCACGCCGCGCCGGTGCTGGAGTCGGTCACCGACGAGGCGCTGCGCCGCGAACTCCCGGACCTGGGCGGCTGCGTGCTCACCGCCGACGCCCTGGCCGGACGCCATGAGCGGGCCGAGGCCCGGCTGTTCGCCAACTGA
- the paaK gene encoding phenylacetate--CoA ligase PaaK: MSSDPTPPAATRPGLGDPLPEGLLDAGERLTGAELRELQLTRLRQTLRHAYDNVELYRRKFDAAGVRPEDCRTLADLARFPFTSKADLRDTYPFGMFAVPMAEVRRIHASSGTTGRPTVVGYTERDLSMWADMVARSIRAAGGRPGHKVHISYGYGLFTGGLGAHYGAERAGCTVIPASGGMTARQVQIIQDFQPEIIMVTPSYMLTLLDEFERQGIDPRGTSLRIGIFGAEPWTEAMRGEIEQRLDIHAVDIYGLSEVIGPGVASECVETKDGLHIWEDNFFPEVVDPLTDEVVPEGGSGELVFTSLTKEALPIIRYRTRDLTRLLPGTARPAFRRMEKVTGRSDDMIILRGVNVFPSQIEEIVLRTPHVAPHFQLRLTRRGRMDELTVRAEARPGTGPDQRAAAAAAIATGVKDGVGVTVQVEIVEPETLARSIGKITRLVDDRG; the protein is encoded by the coding sequence ATGAGCAGCGACCCGACTCCCCCGGCGGCCACCAGGCCGGGGCTGGGCGACCCACTCCCCGAGGGCCTGCTGGACGCCGGGGAGCGGCTGACCGGCGCGGAGTTGCGGGAGCTCCAGCTCACCCGGCTGCGGCAGACGCTGCGGCACGCCTACGACAACGTCGAGCTGTACCGGCGCAAGTTCGACGCGGCCGGGGTCCGCCCGGAGGACTGCCGCACCCTGGCCGACCTGGCCCGCTTCCCGTTCACCAGCAAGGCCGACCTGCGCGACACCTACCCCTTCGGCATGTTCGCCGTCCCGATGGCCGAGGTCCGCCGGATCCACGCCTCCAGCGGTACCACCGGCCGTCCCACGGTCGTCGGCTACACCGAGCGCGACCTGTCGATGTGGGCGGACATGGTGGCCCGCTCGATCCGCGCGGCGGGCGGGCGGCCCGGCCACAAGGTGCACATCTCGTACGGCTACGGCCTGTTCACCGGCGGCCTGGGGGCGCACTACGGCGCGGAGCGCGCCGGGTGCACGGTGATCCCGGCCTCGGGCGGCATGACCGCCCGCCAGGTGCAGATCATCCAGGACTTCCAGCCCGAGATCATCATGGTCACCCCCTCCTACATGCTCACCCTGCTGGACGAGTTCGAGCGGCAGGGGATCGACCCGCGCGGCACCTCGCTGCGGATCGGCATCTTCGGCGCGGAACCGTGGACCGAGGCGATGCGCGGCGAGATCGAGCAGCGGCTGGACATCCACGCGGTGGACATCTACGGCCTGTCGGAGGTGATCGGCCCGGGCGTGGCCAGTGAGTGCGTGGAGACCAAGGACGGCCTGCACATCTGGGAGGACAACTTCTTCCCGGAGGTCGTGGACCCGCTCACGGACGAGGTCGTGCCCGAGGGCGGGAGCGGTGAACTGGTCTTCACCTCGCTCACCAAGGAGGCCCTGCCGATCATCCGCTACCGCACCCGCGACCTGACCCGGCTGCTGCCGGGGACCGCCCGCCCGGCCTTCCGTCGGATGGAGAAGGTCACCGGCCGCTCCGACGACATGATCATCCTGCGCGGGGTGAACGTCTTCCCGAGCCAGATCGAGGAGATCGTGCTGCGTACCCCGCACGTGGCCCCGCACTTCCAGCTGCGGCTGACCCGGCGCGGCCGGATGGACGAGCTGACCGTCCGCGCCGAGGCCCGCCCCGGCACCGGCCCGGACCAGCGCGCGGCGGCCGCGGCGGCCATCGCGACCGGGGTCAAGGACGGCGTCGGCGTGACCGTCCAGGTGGAGATCGTCGAACCGGAGACCCTGGCCCGCTCCATCGGCAAGATCACCCGCCTGGTCGACGACCGCGGCTAG
- a CDS encoding urease accessory protein UreD, with the protein MSPPQEAGPAPVRLLPRLSAAHYTPDRIPPEVLRYAAEPATLAAGSPGKVGLLELGFEVRGGRTELVRRYQKSPLQIMRPLYVDPLRPQTAFTYLMSVGGGIVQADRYRIDVGCGPGTEVHLTTQAATKVYGMERGFATQLVNLDAGPGAYLEYLPDPLIPFRHARLYQRTVVTADPDATVVLGETVAAGRIARGELHAYDALALDLELRRPDGRLLAVDNQRLCPGAGPGGPLGSRGSGGVLGPAVLSGHRYASSLYVLTGRRPAPEIADALHDALSGTGLLHGASVLPQDCGAWLRVLADDSPRLTAALHAAWDAVRRLLTGSPAPDLRKS; encoded by the coding sequence ATGTCACCGCCGCAGGAGGCCGGACCGGCCCCGGTCCGGCTGCTGCCCCGGCTCTCCGCCGCGCACTACACCCCGGACCGGATCCCGCCGGAGGTGCTGCGCTACGCGGCGGAGCCGGCGACGCTGGCGGCGGGCTCCCCGGGCAAGGTCGGCCTGCTGGAGCTCGGCTTCGAGGTGCGCGGCGGCCGGACCGAGCTGGTCCGGCGGTACCAGAAGTCGCCGCTGCAGATCATGCGCCCGCTCTACGTCGACCCGCTCCGGCCGCAGACCGCCTTCACCTACCTGATGTCGGTCGGCGGCGGGATCGTCCAGGCCGACCGCTACCGGATCGACGTGGGCTGCGGCCCGGGCACCGAGGTGCACCTGACCACCCAGGCCGCGACCAAGGTCTACGGCATGGAGCGGGGCTTCGCGACCCAGCTGGTGAACCTGGACGCGGGTCCGGGAGCGTACCTGGAGTACCTGCCGGACCCGCTGATCCCGTTCCGGCACGCCCGGCTGTACCAGCGCACCGTGGTCACCGCCGACCCGGACGCCACCGTGGTCCTCGGCGAGACCGTCGCCGCCGGACGGATCGCCCGGGGCGAGCTGCACGCCTACGACGCGCTGGCGCTGGACCTGGAACTGCGGCGCCCGGACGGGCGGTTGCTGGCCGTGGACAACCAGCGGCTGTGCCCGGGCGCCGGTCCCGGCGGGCCGCTGGGCAGCCGCGGCAGCGGCGGCGTGCTCGGCCCCGCGGTGCTGTCCGGGCACCGGTACGCCTCCTCGCTGTACGTGCTGACCGGTCGCCGCCCGGCGCCGGAGATCGCCGACGCGCTGCACGACGCGCTCAGCGGCACCGGGCTGCTGCACGGGGCCAGCGTGCTGCCGCAGGACTGCGGCGCCTGGCTGCGGGTGCTCGCGGACGACTCGCCCCGGCTGACCGCCGCCCTGCACGCGGCCTGGGACGCCGTCCGCCGCCTGCTCACCGGCTCCCCCGCGCCCGACCTGCGCAAGTCCTGA
- the ureC gene encoding urease subunit alpha codes for MSVIPRKQYTDLYGPTVGDRFYLADTNLLVEVEQDHSAGYYGDEAVYGGGKTVRDGMAQDPQATAAQGALDLVITNVVVLDPILGVVKGDLGIKNGFIVGLGKSGNPHTQDGVHPKLVLGPGTEVIAGEHLIATAGGIDSHVHFISPQQGVTALSNGITTLIGGGTGPTDGTNGTTCTPGPFQLGRMLQACEGMPVNVGLYGKGNGSLPGALEEQVKAGACGLKVHEDWGATPAVIDNSLAVADEYDIQIAIHTDTLNEGGFFEDTRSAIGGRTIHTYHSEGAGGGHAPDILRVTGEPNVLPSSTNPTLPYTVNSVDELLDMVMVCHHLSHDIPEDVSFADSRVRAETIAAETVLHDLGVISIVSSDSQAMGRVGESFTRTFQIAHHCKDQRGKLDGDSQRNDNQRVLRYLAKITINPAIATGTSDYIGSLEPGKLADIVLWPIQSFAAKPKMVLKGGIISWAQMGDPNASLPTPQPVYYRPMFGQYGRALQTTSLTFMSQAAVDLGVAAELGLSRTAVPVRRCRTIGKHNMVRNDALPRVEVNPETYQVKLDGEVVSIAPAQELPLNQLFFLA; via the coding sequence ATGTCCGTCATCCCCCGCAAGCAGTACACCGACCTGTACGGCCCGACCGTCGGTGACCGCTTCTACCTGGCCGACACCAACCTGCTGGTCGAGGTGGAGCAGGACCACAGCGCGGGCTACTACGGCGACGAGGCGGTGTACGGCGGCGGCAAGACCGTCCGCGACGGGATGGCCCAGGACCCGCAGGCCACCGCCGCGCAGGGGGCGCTGGACCTGGTGATCACCAACGTGGTGGTGCTCGACCCGATCCTGGGCGTGGTCAAGGGCGACCTCGGGATCAAGAACGGCTTCATCGTCGGCCTGGGCAAGTCCGGCAACCCGCACACCCAGGACGGCGTGCATCCGAAGCTGGTGCTCGGCCCGGGGACCGAGGTGATCGCCGGTGAGCACCTGATCGCCACCGCCGGGGGCATCGACTCCCATGTGCACTTCATCTCCCCGCAGCAGGGCGTGACCGCGCTCAGCAACGGGATCACCACGCTGATCGGCGGCGGCACCGGCCCCACCGACGGCACCAACGGCACCACCTGCACCCCGGGGCCGTTCCAGCTGGGCCGGATGCTCCAGGCCTGCGAGGGCATGCCGGTCAACGTCGGCCTGTACGGCAAGGGCAACGGCAGCCTGCCGGGGGCGCTGGAGGAGCAGGTCAAGGCGGGCGCCTGCGGGCTGAAGGTGCACGAGGACTGGGGCGCGACCCCGGCCGTGATCGACAACTCGCTGGCGGTGGCGGACGAGTACGACATCCAGATCGCGATCCACACCGACACCCTGAACGAGGGCGGGTTCTTCGAGGACACCCGCTCCGCGATCGGCGGCCGGACCATCCACACGTACCACTCCGAGGGCGCGGGCGGCGGTCACGCGCCGGACATCCTGCGGGTGACCGGCGAGCCCAACGTGCTGCCGTCGTCGACCAACCCGACGCTGCCGTACACGGTGAACTCGGTGGACGAGCTGCTGGACATGGTGATGGTCTGCCACCACCTGAGCCACGACATCCCGGAGGACGTCTCCTTCGCCGACAGCCGGGTCCGCGCGGAGACCATCGCCGCCGAGACGGTGCTGCACGACCTCGGGGTGATCAGCATCGTCTCCTCCGACTCGCAGGCGATGGGCCGGGTCGGCGAGTCGTTCACCCGGACCTTCCAGATCGCGCACCACTGCAAGGACCAGCGCGGCAAGCTGGACGGCGACAGCCAGCGCAACGACAACCAGCGGGTGCTGCGCTACCTCGCCAAGATCACCATCAACCCGGCGATCGCCACCGGCACCTCCGACTACATCGGCTCGCTGGAGCCCGGCAAGCTCGCCGACATCGTGCTCTGGCCGATCCAGTCCTTCGCCGCCAAGCCGAAGATGGTGCTCAAGGGCGGGATCATCAGCTGGGCCCAGATGGGCGACCCGAACGCGTCGCTGCCGACCCCGCAACCGGTGTACTACCGGCCGATGTTCGGCCAGTACGGCCGGGCGCTGCAGACCACCTCGCTGACCTTCATGTCGCAGGCGGCGGTGGACCTGGGCGTGGCGGCGGAGCTCGGGCTGAGCCGGACGGCGGTCCCGGTCCGGCGCTGCCGCACGATCGGCAAGCACAACATGGTCCGCAACGACGCGCTGCCCCGGGTCGAGGTGAACCCGGAGACGTACCAGGTCAAGCTGGACGGCGAGGTGGTGAGCATCGCCCCGGCCCAGGAGCTGCCGCTCAACCAGCTCTTCTTCCTCGCGTGA
- a CDS encoding ammonium transporter: protein MPPNYDSGDTAWLLASTAMVLLMTPGLAFFYGGMVRTKHVLVMLKMSFSCLALVSVVWFAIGYSLAFSGDVGGAGVIGDLNRSFLRGVGPATLNGHIPTYVFATFQMAFAIITVALISGSIAGRAKMTGWLVFTVLWTLIVYVPLAHWVFDQQGWVVRHLGALDFAGGLPVELNSGASGLAVAMVLRGRADFRRLELRPNNVPLVALGLGLLWFGWFGFNSGSALRTQGAAATALLNTQLGAAGAMITWPLVEKWQHGKITMTGVCSAAVAGMVAITPACGEISPVGALITGLVAGLVCAYAITLKYRVGVDDTLDVVGVHGWGGVTGLVMVGLLATAQVSGHKGLFYGGGFGLLGKQVLAILACGAFSFALTWVIAKAIESTIGFRSPDSYPKVPGEDEEVAYDFRTVRQVGALTRSDPTGSDRELLDAIRTLVREREAER from the coding sequence ATGCCACCGAACTACGACTCGGGCGACACCGCGTGGCTTCTCGCCAGTACCGCGATGGTGCTGCTGATGACCCCCGGCCTGGCCTTCTTCTACGGCGGCATGGTGCGCACCAAGCACGTGCTGGTGATGCTGAAGATGAGCTTCTCCTGCCTGGCGCTGGTGAGCGTGGTCTGGTTCGCGATCGGGTACAGCCTGGCCTTCTCCGGCGACGTCGGCGGGGCCGGGGTGATCGGCGACCTGAACCGGTCCTTCCTGCGCGGGGTCGGGCCGGCCACGCTCAACGGGCACATCCCGACGTACGTCTTCGCGACCTTCCAGATGGCCTTCGCGATCATCACGGTCGCGCTGATCAGCGGTTCCATCGCGGGCCGGGCCAAGATGACCGGCTGGCTGGTGTTCACCGTGCTGTGGACGCTGATCGTCTACGTGCCGCTGGCGCACTGGGTGTTCGACCAGCAGGGCTGGGTGGTGCGGCACCTGGGCGCGCTGGACTTCGCCGGGGGCCTGCCGGTCGAGCTGAACTCCGGCGCCTCCGGTCTGGCGGTGGCCATGGTGCTGCGCGGACGCGCGGACTTCCGCCGGCTGGAGCTGCGGCCCAACAACGTGCCGCTGGTGGCGCTCGGCCTGGGGCTGCTCTGGTTCGGCTGGTTCGGCTTCAACTCCGGCTCGGCGCTGCGGACCCAGGGCGCCGCCGCGACCGCGCTGCTGAACACCCAGCTGGGCGCGGCCGGGGCGATGATCACCTGGCCGCTGGTGGAGAAGTGGCAGCACGGCAAGATCACCATGACCGGGGTCTGCTCGGCGGCGGTGGCGGGGATGGTCGCGATCACCCCCGCCTGCGGCGAGATCTCACCGGTCGGCGCGCTGATCACCGGCCTGGTGGCGGGGCTGGTCTGCGCGTACGCGATCACCCTCAAGTACCGCGTCGGCGTGGACGACACGCTCGACGTGGTGGGCGTGCACGGCTGGGGCGGGGTGACCGGCCTGGTGATGGTCGGGCTGCTGGCCACCGCCCAGGTCAGCGGCCACAAGGGGCTGTTCTACGGCGGCGGCTTCGGCCTGCTCGGCAAGCAGGTGCTGGCGATCCTGGCCTGCGGCGCCTTCTCGTTCGCGCTGACCTGGGTGATCGCCAAGGCGATCGAGTCCACCATCGGCTTCCGCTCCCCGGACTCCTACCCCAAGGTGCCCGGCGAGGACGAGGAGGTGGCCTACGACTTCCGCACCGTGCGCCAGGTCGGCGCGCTGACCCGGTCCGACCCCACCGGCTCGGACCGGGAGCTGCTGGACGCGATCCGCACCCTGGTCCGGGAACGGGAGGCGGAACGCTGA
- a CDS encoding cobalamin biosynthesis protein CbiX encodes MNAVPPGPFRLIAVGGHESAFGRLLPHPPTHDTAPVPAGRELAAAVRQSLATGVPPVLVVPMTLGRDPELAAEAARALRPIAAEQPGRVALAEPFGSTEHLVGWLRAAAGRGAAADRALLLTAPAADPQADAELYRVARLVRQFGRHRLVEVAFTDGDPSPAEGVDRCHRLGAAEVLLLPAGFGPAEPPPGSGATGSGPLLGPAAVRAVLAARSEDARVRLRHGDDGIAAALAAAHGHSHDHPHDHDHDPPEARQPRQHGHPHDRAPAHTH; translated from the coding sequence ATGAACGCGGTCCCGCCCGGGCCCTTCCGGCTGATCGCGGTCGGCGGCCACGAGAGCGCCTTCGGCCGCCTGCTGCCCCACCCGCCGACGCACGACACCGCACCGGTCCCCGCGGGACGCGAACTGGCGGCGGCGGTACGGCAGTCGCTGGCGACCGGCGTACCGCCGGTGCTGGTCGTCCCGATGACCCTGGGTCGCGATCCGGAGCTGGCGGCCGAGGCGGCCCGGGCGCTGCGCCCGATCGCGGCGGAGCAGCCCGGACGGGTGGCGCTGGCCGAGCCCTTCGGCAGCACCGAGCACCTGGTCGGCTGGCTGCGCGCGGCAGCGGGCCGGGGCGCCGCCGCCGACCGCGCGCTGCTGCTGACCGCCCCGGCCGCCGATCCGCAGGCCGACGCCGAGCTGTACCGGGTGGCCCGGCTGGTCCGGCAGTTCGGTCGGCACCGACTGGTGGAGGTCGCCTTCACCGACGGCGACCCGTCGCCCGCCGAGGGGGTCGACCGCTGCCACCGGCTGGGCGCGGCCGAGGTGCTGCTGCTGCCGGCGGGCTTCGGCCCGGCCGAGCCGCCGCCGGGTTCCGGCGCGACCGGCAGCGGCCCGCTGCTCGGCCCGGCGGCGGTACGCGCGGTGCTCGCGGCGCGGAGCGAGGACGCCCGGGTCCGGCTGCGCCACGGCGACGACGGCATCGCGGCCGCGCTGGCGGCGGCGCACGGCCACAGCCACGACCACCCGCACGACCACGACCACGACCCGCCGGAGGCCCGGCAGCCGCGACAGCACGGACACCCGCACGACCGGGCCCCCGCCCACACCCACTGA
- a CDS encoding aminoglycoside phosphotransferase family protein, whose amino-acid sequence MRMHAGQLDVSLDMARALVDEQFPQWRGLPVRAQATHGTVNAIFRIGDHLAARFPLAACDVASLEAEAQAARELAAGTDVPTPEPVAIGGPGAGYPSPWSVQTWLPGAVATGRDPGESAAFARDLAGFVRDVRAIDTRGRTFSGKGRGGDLASHDAWVERCLRQSEQLLDVPRLRRLWADLRSLPDNPGGELMTHGDLMPGNLLVADGSLAGVLDVGGLAPADPALDLIGAWHLFEAGPRQAFREALGCGDVEWERGRAWAFEQSMGLVWYYVETNPVMSRIGRRTLERIVAAETAP is encoded by the coding sequence ATGCGGATGCACGCTGGTCAGTTGGACGTGTCGCTCGACATGGCGCGGGCGTTGGTGGACGAGCAGTTCCCGCAGTGGCGGGGGCTGCCGGTCAGGGCGCAGGCCACGCACGGAACGGTCAACGCGATCTTCCGCATCGGCGACCACCTCGCCGCCCGGTTCCCGCTGGCGGCCTGCGACGTCGCGTCGCTGGAGGCCGAGGCGCAGGCGGCGCGGGAGCTGGCTGCCGGGACGGACGTGCCCACGCCGGAGCCGGTGGCGATCGGCGGGCCGGGCGCGGGCTACCCGTCCCCGTGGTCGGTGCAGACCTGGCTGCCCGGGGCCGTGGCCACCGGCCGGGACCCGGGGGAGTCGGCCGCGTTCGCGCGTGACCTGGCCGGGTTCGTCCGCGACGTCCGGGCGATCGACACCCGGGGCCGGACCTTCTCCGGCAAGGGCCGTGGCGGCGACCTGGCCTCCCACGACGCGTGGGTGGAACGCTGCCTCCGGCAGAGCGAGCAGCTGCTGGACGTGCCGCGGTTGCGCCGGTTGTGGGCGGACCTGCGGAGCCTGCCGGACAACCCCGGCGGCGAGCTGATGACCCACGGCGACCTGATGCCCGGCAACCTGCTGGTCGCCGACGGCAGCCTGGCCGGTGTCCTCGACGTCGGCGGCCTGGCCCCGGCCGACCCCGCGCTGGACCTGATCGGCGCCTGGCACCTGTTCGAAGCGGGGCCCCGGCAGGCCTTCCGTGAGGCCCTGGGCTGCGGCGACGTCGAATGGGAGCGCGGCCGGGCCTGGGCCTTCGAACAGTCGATGGGGCTGGTCTGGTACTACGTCGAAACCAATCCGGTGATGAGCCGGATCGGCAGGCGCACCCTGGAGCGGATCGTGGCGGCCGAGACCGCGCCCTGA
- a CDS encoding urease subunit gamma encodes MNLTPRELDKLIVYVVADLARKRRGRGLLLNYSEAVALISEAILEGARDGRTVAECMELGRDVVGADQVMKGVREMLPLLQIEAGFVDGTKLVSCHDPIGA; translated from the coding sequence ATGAACCTGACCCCGCGCGAGCTGGACAAACTGATCGTCTACGTGGTCGCGGACCTCGCCCGCAAGCGCCGCGGCCGCGGCCTGCTGCTGAACTACAGCGAGGCGGTCGCGCTGATCAGCGAGGCGATCCTGGAGGGCGCCCGGGACGGCCGCACCGTCGCCGAGTGCATGGAGCTGGGGCGCGACGTGGTCGGCGCGGACCAGGTGATGAAGGGCGTCCGCGAGATGCTGCCGCTGCTCCAGATCGAGGCGGGATTCGTGGACGGCACCAAGCTGGTCTCCTGCCACGACCCGATCGGCGCATGA
- the ureG gene encoding urease accessory protein UreG, which produces MSGPRPGCSPTDLHREREGSTVHENDNVLRVGVAGPVGSGKTALIEVLVPMLVRAGRSPAVVTNDIYTQEDAIHVRRTLAGVLDPERVVGVETGACPHTAVRDDPTMNLAAGAELLERFPDVDTLFFESGGDNLTLTFSPALVDMFMFVLDTAEGEKMPRKRGPGITTSHLLVINKVDLAPYVRTDLSVMEGDAHRVRNGLPVVLTDCLTGQGVDDVLAFIESRRTALVA; this is translated from the coding sequence ATGAGCGGGCCGAGGCCCGGCTGTTCGCCAACTGACCTGCACCGCGAGAGAGAGGGCAGCACTGTGCACGAGAACGACAACGTACTGCGGGTGGGGGTGGCCGGTCCGGTCGGCTCCGGCAAGACCGCGCTGATCGAGGTGCTGGTCCCGATGCTGGTCCGGGCCGGGCGCAGCCCCGCCGTGGTGACCAACGACATCTACACGCAGGAGGACGCGATCCACGTCCGGCGCACCCTGGCCGGGGTGCTCGACCCGGAGCGGGTGGTCGGCGTGGAGACCGGCGCCTGCCCGCACACGGCGGTCCGGGACGACCCGACGATGAACCTGGCCGCGGGCGCGGAGCTGCTGGAGCGCTTCCCGGACGTGGACACGCTGTTCTTCGAGAGCGGCGGCGACAACCTGACGCTGACCTTCAGCCCGGCCCTGGTGGACATGTTCATGTTCGTGCTGGACACGGCCGAGGGCGAGAAGATGCCGCGCAAGCGCGGTCCCGGGATCACCACCTCGCACCTGCTGGTGATCAACAAGGTGGATCTCGCCCCGTACGTGCGGACCGACCTGTCGGTGATGGAGGGCGACGCCCACCGGGTCAGGAACGGGCTGCCGGTGGTCCTCACCGACTGCCTGACCGGCCAGGGCGTGGACGACGTGCTGGCCTTCATCGAGTCCCGGCGCACGGCGCTGGTGGCCTAG
- a CDS encoding urease subunit beta produces MVGQPAYLYGDDPVELNAGRRTRTLNVANTGDRAIQVGSHYHFFEANSALMFDRDAALGMHLDIPAGTAVRFEPGDDRDVDLCAFGGSGLLVGFSGLLNGGVASHPARVEAVRRAMERGFRGATEEAEDNARSAAAGTPEPGPKDKPTATPKATPKTVAKTVAETAAKPAPKGKGKAKTSSKEQR; encoded by the coding sequence ATGGTCGGCCAGCCCGCCTACCTCTACGGCGACGACCCGGTCGAGCTCAACGCCGGACGCCGCACCCGGACGCTGAACGTCGCCAACACCGGCGACCGGGCGATCCAGGTCGGATCGCACTACCACTTCTTCGAGGCCAACTCCGCCCTGATGTTCGACCGGGACGCGGCCCTCGGCATGCACCTGGACATCCCGGCCGGGACCGCCGTCCGGTTCGAGCCGGGCGACGACCGCGACGTCGACCTCTGCGCCTTCGGCGGGAGCGGCCTGCTGGTCGGCTTCAGCGGGCTGCTGAACGGCGGCGTCGCCTCGCACCCGGCCCGGGTCGAGGCGGTGCGCCGGGCCATGGAACGCGGATTCCGGGGCGCCACCGAGGAGGCCGAGGACAATGCCCGGTCGGCCGCGGCCGGAACGCCGGAGCCGGGCCCGAAGGACAAGCCGACGGCCACCCCCAAGGCCACGCCCAAGACCGTGGCCAAGACCGTGGCCGAGACCGCCGCGAAACCCGCGCCGAAGGGCAAGGGCAAGGCCAAGACCAGCAGCAAGGAGCAGCGCTGA